The DNA window TGATGGCCCAGCCGATGAAATTCTTGTTGGTCATCTCGAACAGCGGCCTGAGCGGCCCTTCGAAATTCCACTGGATCGGCGTTTCGACCAGCAATCTTGCCGTGAGGCCCCGGCCGAGCGCGATCAGTCCCAGTTCCTCGAGGTCGCGCAGATAGAGGAACATCGAGGCCTCGCTCAGGCCTTGCGAGCGCATGATGCCCTGCGGCGTGAACTTTTCCGACAGCATGACGAAGATGAACATCAGCGCGGGCCGCCCAGCGAGCCGGCGCTCGATCTCGGGCGCGATATGGTTGACCGGCCCCGGCCCCCGGTTCATCGAGCCAAGCACGTTTTCCAGCTCGACGCCGGCTGCGGCGCATATCTCGACCAACCGGTCGAGCTTGCAGTTGCGCTCGTGGAAGATGCGTTTCACCGTCGGCTCGGAAACGCCCATGCGATCGGCCAGCTCGCGATACGTGACGCCCTTCGCCTTCAGCGTCCGCTTCAGCGCCTCGAAGATCAGACCGTTCATGGGATGCACCTCTTGCCGGCAATTTCGTATCGATTTTCGATACTAGCGGCAATCAGACTTTTCGAAAAGTATCGAAAATCCTAGCTCGTCGCCTGTCAGCACAGGAGAACAGCCATGAAACGCTTCATCATCCCAGCCTTGGTCGCCACCATCGGTATCGCGGCCGCACCAGCGGTCCAGGCCGGCGAACTCTGGCGCGCAACGGGCCTCCAACAACCGGAATCAGCTTTGTTCGACGCCGCCAACAACCGCATCATCGTCTCCAATATCGTCGGTAACCCGGGCGATGCCGACGGCAACGGCTATCTCAGCGTGCTGTCGCTGGACGGCAAGATCGTCACCCAGCACTGGACCGACGGCATGGACGCGCCCAAGGGCATGGCGATATCGGCCGGCAAGCTCTATGTCGCCGACATCACCAAGGTCCGCGTCGTCGATCTCGCCAGCGGCAGGCTGGTCGCCAGCATCGTGGTGCCGAATGCCGTCTTCCTCAACGACATGACGGCGGACCACACAGGCAAGGTCTATGTCAGCGACATGCTGGCCGACACGATCTACCGCATCGACGGCGACAGGCCGGAGCCGTTCGTCAGGGATGCGTTGCTGGCTTCGCCCAATGGCGTCTTCGCCGACGGCGACCGGCTGATCGTGGCCTCCTGGGGCAAGGGCATCAAGCCCGACTTCAGCACGGCGGAGCCGGGCGGGCTGCTGTCGGTCGACCTCGCCAGCAAGGTGGTTTCGCCGCTGCCCGGCGCGCGGAGATTCGCCGACCTCGACGGCGTCATCGCCATTGGCGACACCATCTACGCCACCGCCTACTTGACCGGCACGCTTTACCGCTACGAGGCCGGCGGAACTCCAGAAGCGGTGGCGCATTTCAAGCCGGGCAGCGCCGACATCGGCACCGACGGCAAGTCGATCCTCTATGTGCCGCTGATGAACGAGGGCGAGGTGGCGGCGCTGAAGCTCGATTGAGAAACGGCGGCTCGGGGCGAGCCGCGACCTTTGCTAACAGCCGTCGATGGACCGTGGTAGGAAAGGTCCTTCGACGGCGATGGAGGTTTGCCATGGAAGACTTTGCCATGGAAGACGGGGGCATCCGGGCGGCCCTGGATCGCCACTGGGCGGCTTCCGACGCAGGTGACTTCGAGGCGGAACACCAGATCTACCGGGAGGATGCGGTGCTCGACTATCCGCAATCGGGCGAGCGCATCCGCGGACGGCGCAACATCCAGTCGTCCCGCGCCGCGCAGCCGAACCGCAAGCGCTTCACCGTGCGGCGGATCATCGGCAAGGATGACCTCTGGGTCACCGAATATGTCCTGACCTATGACGGGCGGCCATCCCATACCGTCAGCATCATGGAGTTCCTGGACGGCAAGGTGGCGCGCGAGACCCAGTATTTCAGCGATCCATTCGAGCCGGGAGCCTCGCGGGCACAATGGGCCGAGCGGATACTGTGAGCCATGGGGAAAATCATCCGCCGATCGCCCGTGCGGAACTGCCGAACGAGACCGTCGCTCTCGCCCGCTTCCTGATCGGCAAGCTGGTGATGCGGGCGTTACCCGAAGGCATTGTCGGCGGCCGCATCGTCGAGACCGAGGCCTATGTCGTCGGCGACGCCGCCGGGCATGGTTTCAGGGGAATGACCCCGCGCAACCGCTCGCTGTTCCTCGAGCGCGGCCATGCCTATGTCTATCTCGCCTATGGCACCTCCATGATGCTGAATGTCTCGAGCGAGGGGCAGGGGATCGGCACCGGTGTCCTGATCCGGGCGCTGGAACCGCTCGAAGGCATCGCGATCATGCGGCGGAACCGTGGCATCGAGCGCTTGCGCGACCTGGCGCGCGGGCCGGGAAGGCTGGCCTCCGCACTGCGGATCGATCGTTCGCTCGACGGGCTCGACCTCTGCCAGAAAGGGCCTTTATGGCTCGCAGGCGATGCCCAGAGCCCCGGTGAGATCGGGCAGGGCATCAGGATCGGCATTTCGAAGGATGCCGACCGCCTGCTGCGCTTCTATCTCAGGGGCAGCCCGTTCGTCAGCGGTCCGAGATCGCTCAACCGATGAGACGCCGGCCAGCCGCCCTCCTCCGTTGAAAGGAAGCTGGACCGAAGGGACGCGCCTCTCACTTCCCCGCCAGCCGCGCCCGCGCGTCGCGGAGCCGGCACAGGTCATCAGCGGCCGCTTGGCGCCGGTGGTGCGGCGGGCTTGAGGCGCACGCCCCTGCCGCCGCGCTCGCTGGCCTGGTTCTCGCCGATCAGTTCCACCCCGGCCTCGTCGAGCGCCTGGATGACCTTCATCAGCGTATCGACCACGCCCCGGACCACGCCATCGCTCGCTTCCATGCGCTGGATGGTTGGAAGCGAAACGCCGGCGCGCTCGGCCAGCGTCTTCTGATCGATGCCGGCCAAAGCCCTCGCGGCACGCATCTGCGCGGCAGTGATCATCGGCCGGAACCCATGTCCGCGTCCGCGGAAATGGCGCATGACGTTTCAAGCATCAATATGAATCTTTGTGACTTAAACACCGTCGCCTGATTGTCCATTTCCGATACTTCCCGAGGATTGCAAGCTAGGATGTTGTCCATCTGAAGGAAGGGATAACGCGGTTGAGCAGTTTCAAAACTTTGGTGACATCGGCATGCTGGCTGTCAATGGTTCTGGCGCTGGCAGGCTGTGGTGGACACCTGATCAACAGATTGATCTGAGGGCAAGCCCGGGCGATGCGGTCAGGCGCCATAGGTATCGTCGCTCACCACCTTGCGCCGCTGCAGCATCCGCGCCACCAACCAGCATAGCATCGCCCAAGCGAAGCCCGCGCACCAGCCTGCCAACACATCCGACGGCCAGTGGACGCCGAGATAGATGCGGCTGACGCCGACCAGCACCGTCGTCAGCACGGCGAGGGACAGGACGTATATCTTCGTCGCCCGGCCATGCAGGAAGCGCGCCGCGAGCGAACCGAGCGTGAGATAGGTCACCGCCGACAGCATGGCGTGGCCACTCGGGAAGGAAAGCGATGTCTCGCTGACCAGATGCGAGACGAGCTCGGGCCGCGGCCGGTCGACGCCGACCTTCAGCAGGCTCGACAAAATCTGGCCACCCGCCACGGCGGCGAAGATGAGAAGCGCGGTCCCAGGCCTGCGGATCAACAGCAGATAGATGATCGTTGCCGTCGTTATCAGCACCAGCACGCTGGCGCTGCCCAGGCTGGTGATGTCGCGCATCGCCCCCTCCAGCCATGGCGGGCCGATTGGAATACCGGGTTGGCCCGCCTGGCGGAAGGCAAGCAGGATTTCGGTGTCGAAGGCGTGTGGCGTGGTGGCGCGCGCCACCTCCATCAACTCCTCGAAGCCCCAAAGCCCGCCGGCGACGACGAGGCCAGCCAGCAGGACCGGGAATTCGATCCGGTTAAGCAGGGTGCTTGCAGTGTCTTTCATCGGATCGGTACCGCGGCCTTCATTCGGTCATCGTCCCTGCAGATAGGGCCCGAGCGTGATCAGCGCCACGGCCGCGATCGCCATCACGATGCCGGCGGCCTGCAGGGCGTTGACGCGCTCGCCGAAGAACACCAGCGCGACGACGTTGACCGAGACCAGCTGAATGACGGCCGAGAGGCTGAAGGACACCGACATGCCGAACTCACGGATCAGCCGCAGCATGATCAAATTGCCCAGTGAATAGAGCGCGAGCGTCAGCAGGATCTTGCCGAGGCTCGGCGCAAGGCCCCATTGCTTGGCGGCGGTCGCCGCCAGAAGGAAGATCACCGTTGAAAAGCCAAGCTGCAGCAGTCCCGAAAACCCCAATGTCCCGTCCCCTTAGAAGCGGCTGCCGCCGCGTGCGCAGCGGACCTTGTTTCCGAAGCGCCCCGAGACGTCAAGCGAACTCGTTCCAACTAAGGTCTTGGCAACGGCAAGACTGAGGCTCAATGTGCCAATGTCGCCCAGCTGTCGATGGGGAGGGGGGCGGTCAGGGGCTTATGATTCGTATTCTGCAGAATTTGGCGCGGCGCTGGAGCGAGCTTTCGCTTGCCCTGCAATTCCTCGTTGCCGGCGGCTTTGGCCTCCTGGCCGTCATGCTCGTGGTCGGCGCCTGGGTAACGACGCAGATCCGGGACGGCGTCATGCGCAATTCGGCCGCCACGACGGCGCTTTATGTCGACAGCGTGATCGCCCCGCTGCTGCCGGACCTGCGCAAGAGCGAAGAGCTCAGCGAGGCCGTCAAGCAGGCGCTCGACGAGACGCTCGGCCAGGGCGCGCTCGGCAAGCGGCTGGTTTCGTTCAGGCTCTGGCGGCGCGACGGCACGGTGCTCTACGCCAAGGATGCGGCCTTGATCGGCCGCCGCTTCAATCTGACCGACAATCTGCGGTCCGCCTTCCAGGGCAACGTCACCGCCCAATTCGATACGTTCGACGAAGACGAAACGAAGGAACAGGCTGTCGGCACGCCCTTGCTGGAGATCTACAATCCCGTGCGCGAACCCTGGTCCGGCAATGTGGTGGCCGTCACCGAATTCTTCGAGGTCGCCAGCGATTTCAAGGCCACGCTGGCTTCCGCGCTGCTGTCGAGCTGGCTGGTCGTGGCCGGCACCACCTTGACGGCTTTTCTGCTGCTGTCGGGCATCGTCCTGCGCGCCAGCCGCACCATCGACGATCAGCGAGGGGCGCTGCGTCACCAGGTGTCGGAGTTGCAGGAGCTGGTGACGCAAAACAGCGCCTTGCGGCAGCGTGTGCAGCGGGCGTCCCGCCGCGCCACCGCACTCAACGAAAGATATCTGCGCCGGATCGGCGCCGACCTCCATGACGGACCGGCGCAACTGGTGGCGCTGGCGGCGTTACGCATGGACAGCCCGATATTTTCGGACGACGGCCATTGGACCGAGAGCCGTTCGGCCGAGGTCGCGATGATCCGCAGGACGCTGGAGGATGCCATGCGCGAAATACGCGGTATCTGCACCGGCCTTGTGCTGCCGCAGATAGAGACGGCCGCCGCCAAGGAGATATTGCGGCTGGCCGTCGACGAACATGAGCGCCGGACGGGAACCTCGGTGACGCTTACCATGCCCAAGCATTTGCCCGAACCCGGCGCATCCGAGAAGATCAGCATCTATCGTTTCGTGCAGGAAGGGCTGAACAATGCGTATCGCCACGGGCGGGCCAAGGATCAGGCGGTGCGTGCCGGGATGAAGAATGGCCGGCTGTTTGTAGAGGTGTCGGATAGCGGGCCGGGCTTCGATCCGGCGCGGGTCGAGGGGCTGGGGCTGGCCGGCCTGCGGGAGCGGGTCGAAAGCATTGGTGGCCAGTTCCAGACCTTGACCGGAGCACAAGGCACGCGATTGGTAATCAGTCTATCGGTTGAGGAGCAAGCATGATTGGCGTCATTCGAATCGCTATTGTCGACGATCATCCGCTGTTTCGCGAAGGCGTGACGCGCAGCCTGTCGGAGATCGGAGGCTTCGAGATCGTCGGCGAAGGCGCGACGGCGCAGGATGCCGAACGCATCGCCTCGACGGCGCAGCCCGACATATTGCTGCTCGACATCTCCATGCCGGGCGGCGGCCTGGCCGCGGTTGCAAGCATCCTTGCCGACAACCCCGCCCAGAAGATCGTCATGCTGACCGTTTCGGAGGCCAATGCCGATGTCACCAAGGCCCTGAATGCGGGGGTGCACGGCTATATCCTCAAGGGTGTCGGGTCGCGCGCCCTGGCCGACATCCTGCGCAACGTCGCGGCTGGCGAGAGCTATCTTTCACCGACGCTGTCGGCGCGGCTGCTGTCCGATCTGCAGTCCCCGCAGCCTGCCAATGCCGAGGCGGACCGGCTGCGGCAACTGACCGAACGACAGACGGAAATCCTCCGGTTGGTGGCGGAGGGGCTCAGCAACAAGGAGGTTGCCTTGCGCCTGCAGCTGCAGGAGAAGACGGTCAAGCACCACATGACCGGGGTGCTGTCAAAACTCAACGTGCGAAACCGAACCGAGGCGGCCCTCATGATGCGTGAGTTGCGCGACCGAGACAGGAACCGCGCGTAGGCCATCGCCGAACCGAGCGAGAGGCGGACAAAACGAGGTCACCTCCGCCGGGGGCGGCGAAGGTGAGGTGTGAAGCTGGTCGTTGCCTGTTGACCGGCCTCACAAGGCCTTGAGACGCCTGACATCGGCGGGCGTGGCCCGACGGTCGATGATCGTGCGGCCGAGCGCGTCGCGCATGCTGAAACGACCGTTCTCGATCTTTTCCGTCATGCCGTTGGGGTGCTCGACCGAGATCTTGCTGCCGTCCACGCTGACCTTGTCGCCGGTCGTGGCGTTGACATGGCTGGTGCCGGTGCTCTGGCTGGCACCCGGTCCTGAGTTGCCGCCACCATCATCACCGCCATCTGTTCCGGAATTGCCGCCGTTTCCATTTCCGTTGCCGCTATTGCCACCGCCGCTGTTGCCGCCGCTGCCGCCATTTCCATTTCCGTTACTGCTGCTGTTGCCGCCGCTGCCGCCACTTCCATTTCCGTTACCGCTGCTGTTGCCGCCGTTGCCACCGCCATTGCCGCCCTTGGCGGCCTGTGCGACAGCGGCATTGATCCCGGAGGCGGGGCCTTGCAGCGCGATTCGATAGGGGGCGATGGTCAACAGCAGCGTGGCCGCGGAGACGAGCGCCAGCCGGCAACAACGGGCCGTGATCGATCCGTTCATCCTGATCTCCGTCGATTGAGCCGGCGCGCCCACCCCAACGTTGCAACCAGCAACATCGCCGAAAGATGTATTGACCGGAAGCGACCTCCGACCGTTGCGTTTGTCACCCAGGACCTTTGGAAGCGCAAGACCGGACCAAAGTCCGACGTCATGGATGACAACTGCCTCGCGCGGAGTGGTGGAACAGGTATGATGTCACGAAAATGTGATCAGCCGGCTGTAGGGGTCGACAGGCGACAGAAGCTCCAGCCACTCGAAAGCCAGAGGCCCTCATGACCGAACATCGCTCCCCCGACGCCCGATTCCGCACCAGCCTGCTCGAGGAAAACGAAGGGCCGGCCATCAACCCGACCGACAACCGCACCATGGGCGAGATCATCGCCGCGCGGTTCTCGCGCCGGGCGTTCCTCAAGGGATCGCTCGCCGTCTCGGCGATCGCCGCCACGGTCAGCCCGCTGGCCATGATCGCCGCGGACGATGCCCGTGCCGCGGAAGGCTCGGCCTTCAAGTTCGACGAGCTCGAGGCCGGCATCGACGACAAGCATCATGTCGCGCCGGGCTATGACGCCGACGTGCTGTTGCGCTGGGGCGATCCGCTGTTTGCCGATTCGCCGGAATTCGACCCGACAAAGCAGTCGGCTGAGGCGCAGGCCAGGCAGTTCGGCTACAACAACGACTATGTCGGCTATATCCCGATCGACGGCTCGGCCGAACACGGCCTGCTCGTGGTCAACCACGAATACGCCAACCCGCATCTGATGTTCCCCGGCATCGTTTCGATCGTCGAGAAGGACGGGAAGAAGAAGGCCGAAGTCGCCCCGCTCTCGAAGGAGCAGGTCGATGTCGAAATGGCGGCGCATGGCGGCACCATCGTCGAGATCCGCAAGGAAGGCGGCAAATGGCAGGTGGTGCGCGACGGCAAGCTCAATCGCCGCATCACCTCCACCACGGAGATGGCGCTGTCCGGCCCGGTCGCCGGCCATGATCGCGTCAAGACCAATGCCGACGCGTCCGGCACCAAGGTGTTCGGCACCTTCAACAACTGCGCCGGCGGCGTCACGCCGTGGGGCACCTATGTGATGGCCGAGGAAAACATCCATGGCTATTTCTCCGGCGAACTGCCCAAGGGCCACAAGGAAGCCGCCAACTACAAGCGGCTCGGCATTCCCGAAGGCGCCTATGAATGGGGCGCGCATTACGACCGCTTCAACCTGGCCAAGGAACCGAACGAGCCCAATCGTTTCGGCTGGATCGTCGAGGTCGATGTCAACGATCCAACCTCGATCCCGAGGAAGCGCACCGCCATGGGCCGCTTCAAGCATGAGGGCGCTGAATCGATCGTCGCCAAGGACGGCCGCGTCGTCTTCTATCTCGGCGACGACGAGCGCTTCGACTATGTCTACAAATTTGTCACCAAGGGCGCCTTCAACGCCGGCGACCGCGCGGCCAACAAGGACCTGCTCGACGACGGCACGCTGCATGTCGCCAAATTCGCCGAGGACGGCACGGTGGACTGGCTTCCGATCGTCTTTGGTCAAGGCCCGCTGACGGCCGAGAACGGCTTCGCCAGCCAGGCCGACGTGCTGATCGAGACACGCCGTGCCGCCGACCTGCTTGGCGCCACAAAGATGGACCGGCCCGAGGACATCCAGCCCAACGCCGTCAACGGCAAGGTCTATGTGATGCTGACCAACAATTCGAAGCGCAAGGCCGACCAGGTCGATGCGGCCAACCCGCGCGCCGAGAATGCCTTCGGCCACATCATCGAGATCACCGAGACCGACGGCGATTTCACGGCCGCAAAGGGCAAATGGGAAGTGCTGCTGAAGTGCGGCGATCCTTCAGTGGCCGATGTCGGCGCCACCTTCTCGACGGCGACGACGGCCAATGGCTGGTTCGGCATGCCCGACAATTGCGCGGTCGATTCGGCCGGGCGCCTGTGGGTCGCCACCGACGGCCAGGGCCCGAAAGCCACCGGGCGCACCGACGGCCTGTGGGCGGTCGACACGGAAGGTGCCGCGCGGGCGACCTCGAAACTGTTCTTCCGTGTGCCGATCGGCGCCGAAATGTGCGGCCCGCTGTTTGCGCCCGACGACCAGACCGCCTTCGTCGCCGTCCAGCATCCCGGCGATGGCGGCGAGGACTGGGAAGGCTTCGGCCGCCCGTCCTACTACGAGGATCCGTCGACGCGCTGGCCCGACTTCAAGCCCGACATGCCGGTGCGACCTGCGGTCGTCGCCATCACCAGGCAAGGTGGCGGCAAG is part of the Mesorhizobium loti genome and encodes:
- a CDS encoding DNA-3-methyladenine glycosylase; protein product: MGRADTVSHGENHPPIARAELPNETVALARFLIGKLVMRALPEGIVGGRIVETEAYVVGDAAGHGFRGMTPRNRSLFLERGHAYVYLAYGTSMMLNVSSEGQGIGTGVLIRALEPLEGIAIMRRNRGIERLRDLARGPGRLASALRIDRSLDGLDLCQKGPLWLAGDAQSPGEIGQGIRIGISKDADRLLRFYLRGSPFVSGPRSLNR
- a CDS encoding helix-turn-helix domain-containing protein, which encodes MNGLIFEALKRTLKAKGVTYRELADRMGVSEPTVKRIFHERNCKLDRLVEICAAAGVELENVLGSMNRGPGPVNHIAPEIERRLAGRPALMFIFVMLSEKFTPQGIMRSQGLSEASMFLYLRDLEELGLIALGRGLTARLLVETPIQWNFEGPLRPLFEMTNKNFIGWAITHIEKEATFVSFSRRMRPETAEMVRREAEDLAERAKLLAHHDQHTTPEDGLTGYKWTFAFGATPFPAIMPIGPHPRDAGARTPEQPTAKGRRPLPA
- a CDS encoding phosphatase PAP2 family protein, translated to MKDTASTLLNRIEFPVLLAGLVVAGGLWGFEELMEVARATTPHAFDTEILLAFRQAGQPGIPIGPPWLEGAMRDITSLGSASVLVLITTATIIYLLLIRRPGTALLIFAAVAGGQILSSLLKVGVDRPRPELVSHLVSETSLSFPSGHAMLSAVTYLTLGSLAARFLHGRATKIYVLSLAVLTTVLVGVSRIYLGVHWPSDVLAGWCAGFAWAMLCWLVARMLQRRKVVSDDTYGA
- a CDS encoding response regulator, with translation MIGVIRIAIVDDHPLFREGVTRSLSEIGGFEIVGEGATAQDAERIASTAQPDILLLDISMPGGGLAAVASILADNPAQKIVMLTVSEANADVTKALNAGVHGYILKGVGSRALADILRNVAAGESYLSPTLSARLLSDLQSPQPANAEADRLRQLTERQTEILRLVAEGLSNKEVALRLQLQEKTVKHHMTGVLSKLNVRNRTEAALMMRELRDRDRNRA
- a CDS encoding PhoX family protein encodes the protein MTEHRSPDARFRTSLLEENEGPAINPTDNRTMGEIIAARFSRRAFLKGSLAVSAIAATVSPLAMIAADDARAAEGSAFKFDELEAGIDDKHHVAPGYDADVLLRWGDPLFADSPEFDPTKQSAEAQARQFGYNNDYVGYIPIDGSAEHGLLVVNHEYANPHLMFPGIVSIVEKDGKKKAEVAPLSKEQVDVEMAAHGGTIVEIRKEGGKWQVVRDGKLNRRITSTTEMALSGPVAGHDRVKTNADASGTKVFGTFNNCAGGVTPWGTYVMAEENIHGYFSGELPKGHKEAANYKRLGIPEGAYEWGAHYDRFNLAKEPNEPNRFGWIVEVDVNDPTSIPRKRTAMGRFKHEGAESIVAKDGRVVFYLGDDERFDYVYKFVTKGAFNAGDRAANKDLLDDGTLHVAKFAEDGTVDWLPIVFGQGPLTAENGFASQADVLIETRRAADLLGATKMDRPEDIQPNAVNGKVYVMLTNNSKRKADQVDAANPRAENAFGHIIEITETDGDFTAAKGKWEVLLKCGDPSVADVGATFSTATTANGWFGMPDNCAVDSAGRLWVATDGQGPKATGRTDGLWAVDTEGAARATSKLFFRVPIGAEMCGPLFAPDDQTAFVAVQHPGDGGEDWEGFGRPSYYEDPSTRWPDFKPDMPVRPAVVAITRQGGGKIAV
- a CDS encoding sensor histidine kinase, with the translated sequence MIRILQNLARRWSELSLALQFLVAGGFGLLAVMLVVGAWVTTQIRDGVMRNSAATTALYVDSVIAPLLPDLRKSEELSEAVKQALDETLGQGALGKRLVSFRLWRRDGTVLYAKDAALIGRRFNLTDNLRSAFQGNVTAQFDTFDEDETKEQAVGTPLLEIYNPVREPWSGNVVAVTEFFEVASDFKATLASALLSSWLVVAGTTLTAFLLLSGIVLRASRTIDDQRGALRHQVSELQELVTQNSALRQRVQRASRRATALNERYLRRIGADLHDGPAQLVALAALRMDSPIFSDDGHWTESRSAEVAMIRRTLEDAMREIRGICTGLVLPQIETAAAKEILRLAVDEHERRTGTSVTLTMPKHLPEPGASEKISIYRFVQEGLNNAYRHGRAKDQAVRAGMKNGRLFVEVSDSGPGFDPARVEGLGLAGLRERVESIGGQFQTLTGAQGTRLVISLSVEEQA
- a CDS encoding SMP-30/gluconolactonase/LRE family protein gives rise to the protein MKRFIIPALVATIGIAAAPAVQAGELWRATGLQQPESALFDAANNRIIVSNIVGNPGDADGNGYLSVLSLDGKIVTQHWTDGMDAPKGMAISAGKLYVADITKVRVVDLASGRLVASIVVPNAVFLNDMTADHTGKVYVSDMLADTIYRIDGDRPEPFVRDALLASPNGVFADGDRLIVASWGKGIKPDFSTAEPGGLLSVDLASKVVSPLPGARRFADLDGVIAIGDTIYATAYLTGTLYRYEAGGTPEAVAHFKPGSADIGTDGKSILYVPLMNEGEVAALKLD
- a CDS encoding nuclear transport factor 2 family protein, which encodes MEDGGIRAALDRHWAASDAGDFEAEHQIYREDAVLDYPQSGERIRGRRNIQSSRAAQPNRKRFTVRRIIGKDDLWVTEYVLTYDGRPSHTVSIMEFLDGKVARETQYFSDPFEPGASRAQWAERIL
- a CDS encoding helix-turn-helix domain-containing protein — translated: MITAAQMRAARALAGIDQKTLAERAGVSLPTIQRMEASDGVVRGVVDTLMKVIQALDEAGVELIGENQASERGGRGVRLKPAAPPAPSGR